The sequence below is a genomic window from Acetivibrio clariflavus DSM 19732.
TGGCACATACTTAAAAGAATTTCTCAGCTGATGTATTATGCAACGCTGCACTTCAGATTTTGGATATGCAGCATTTATGGCTTCCTTAAGTCCGGTAAGTCCATCAACACAAAAAATTAAAACATCCTGTACTCCTCTATTTTTAAGGTCATTCAGTACACCAAGCCAAAACTTTGAGGATTCATTGTCACCAATCCAGATCCCTAAAATATCCTTATATCCATCAATAGTAACACCTAGAACAACATAAGCTGCCCTGTTTATTATTCTTCCGTCGTCCTTAACTTTATAGTGTATTGCATCCATAAAAACAAAAGAGTATATAGGTTCAAGAGGTCTTTGTTGCCATTCCTTAATCTCTGGAGCAATTCTATCAGTAATCTTACTAACCATCTCTGCTGATAGGCTAAAACCATAAAGTTCTTCAATTTGTTGACTGATATCCCTTGTAGACATTCCTCTTGCATATAAAGCTATAACTTTTTCTTCAATTCCAGAAACATTACGTTGATATTTAGGAATAATTTTAGGTTGAAATTCGCCTTTACGATCTCTTGGTACTTGTATATCAATTTCTCCAAACTCACTTTTTATTTTTTTAGGCGTATAACCGTTACGACTATTATCAGTTTTTTTATTTTCTACATCATCTTTAGCATATCCTAATTTTGCTTCAAGTTCTGCTTCTAAAAGTTCTTGTATTATATCTTTAAAAATGTCTTTAAGATATTCATTAATATCAGATACACTTTGGAAATTATTTTCCCGAACTAATTGTTTGATTTGTTCTTTTGTTAACGTTGACATAAAGTTCTCCTCCTTAGCTTTTATTATTATTAATCCTTGCCAAGAAGGAGAACATTCAATCATCTATACACAAATTTTTTTACATCCTCGACAAAATAAAAATCTAAACAAATATAATCTTATATTTATTCAGCAAAACTTACCTTTTAATAAACTTTTTTATTATTTTCTTAATTTTCGCCTTATATATATGTATACCTGCTTCCTTATAAAACAACTTGTCTACAGCAAAATAACCTTTATCTTTAAATAAATTTAAAATTAAATTTCTCTTTTTTTCGTCCAAATTACTTGGGTAATTTAGCTGCTTATTCTTTTTTGCAACCTTTTCAAAGCTTGATTCCCAAAGCTGAAGACCAGAACCATATTTTTTTAAACCTTTTTTTCCTTTTAATGTATTTACTATCAAACACGATACTCCTTTAGATTTATCTATCACTCTAGGATTTAAATGTAATAAATCCGGATGTTCTTTTTCTATCCCCCAATAATCCCCAATAGTAATATCACCTGTTCTATTCGGACTTGCATACTTACAGTAATAACAACATTCACGATAAGTATAGCTTTTTAAAAAAAATGTATAGTAAGATGATTCTTGACAATGAAATATTTTGTGTTTTATTTTTCCATCTTTGTTTTCTAGCGTTATTTTTCCCGTGAGTCCCCACCCAATTGTTTTATCTCTAAATTTATAATCAATAACTTTACATTTTTTCTTTTCTTCAATATATTCTATATATGCTTGAAAAAATTTTGAACTTGGAACGCCATGACAAATTATATCTACTAATAATAAGTTCTCGTATGGTTCTTTTAAAAAAAATTTCAATCCATCTACTTGGCATGGTGTACCAGAAAATAAAACCTGCCGACCGCTCTTCAAATGTTTCTTTATTTCTGAATAAATCATGCCTATACTACTCTGAACATACTTAGATCCCTGTAACTTTAGCAACTCATCTTTCTTCTCTACAGATATATGCATAGGCACCAACTTTGAATCTATATATTCCATAGAAGCACCATATACAATTCCACCATCTCGTAAAACAGCATCTGCTAAACTTGCAAATACTCCTCCAGACGCTGACTTTAAAATATCAGTATTTTTACTTACCGCTACATAAGTATTCATTGGTACACTATTTAGTTCACTATTCTGAAATCCACACACTTTTAAACATGCACCGCATCTAACACAAAGCCCTTCATTTATCTCTGGATATAAAAAACCATATTCATCTTCTACCATATTAATTGCGCTTTTTGGACATATGTTCATACATGCACTACAAGCGCAACAGTCTTTCTTATCTTCATAAAGAACTATTTTATGCACATTATCACACCTCTTTATTTTATGCCTAAAACTCGAATTAATCTTAATATTGATATATTAGAATATATCAATATATCTGTTAACAAGATATTATGTAGTTCTATATTTATTAAAATAAATATAGAACTACATCAAATATAAGCACTTCTATTCTCTTTTAAACTCATTAAAGCTTCTTTCAAATAATTGTCAACTTTTTCTCGTTCTCTCTCTAATATCTTATTTACTTCAGAAAAATCAATTTTTTTATCTGCAATATCAAAATCTTCAAATGATTCTAACTTTCTAGACTCAAGCTTCACTAAAGATAAAAAACTTGATAATCGTCCACTGAATTCCGGTGGATATATAGCAATGAAATTTGTATTTAGATTTGCTGAAAAAGCTGTTGCATGGAAAGAATCAGTTACAACTAGCTCAGCATTTGCTATATATGAAATAAAGTCTGTAACTTCTGGTATTAACAGCGATTTTCCGCTTTGAAACACTTGGTCATACCTTCTACAAAATCTCACTAATTTGAGACCTTTTCTTTTTGATAATTTCTTCACATAATTATCAAACTGTTTATTAGTATTCAATTGATAGACAAGCAAATAAGGTTCCTTAATTTTAACAGGCTTTATGTATTGTTTCCAAAACTCATATGGCATAGCTAGAGTAGGATCTATTATAAATTTTCCAAATGAAATACCTAAATCTGATAATATATCTAATCCACTTATTTCTCTAACTGAAATTGCAGAATATCTCTCCAATAATTTTTTAGTCATATCTTTTTCCCAATCATCCAGCTTATCCTTCCCAAAACTCGATGCATATGATATTTTCAACGAGTTTTCTGGGGCAAAATCCAAAAAATATTGAGGAATAAATCCCTTATTCCATTTACTATTCCATACTTGATCGCTACCAGTACAAAATACATCAGCTTTAATCGGATATTTTTCAAAATCCTCGCTAGTGTAATATGTGTGTTCAGATAAATTAATGTTTTCTTTTAAAAATGAGTTAAAAACTTTATTCCATCTCTTCATTGTAGGTATATAAATTAATTGCTTTATTTTCTTTTTTATTCCGGAATCTTTCATTGTATATGTATTCAGTATATTTTTTTCTGATAAATCTGGTCGTACAAAATCAATAATTTCCACAATATAACCTAATGATTCAAACTTTTTTTGAGTTGCTAAAGTTTGTAATGCAGAACCATAGTTTTTAACATTATGCATTGTTATAATTGCAATTTTTTTATTAGCCATCTTAAATCAACGCCCTCCACCGTCTTCATTACTATTCTATTTATTAAGAAATATATTTGATCTCTATGAAACTCTTTGTTTTAAAAATGCGCATTTAAGCATTTTAATATTTTCTCCACTTATAAACAGATGCAAAATATTGCAAAAAAAAGAAAAACAAATGAAAATGAAATTTTCTAAACCATGTAACCATGACAAATATTATTGCTAATAAACTTTCCTTAATTAAATTTATACAAACACATAAATTCAACATTTTTGCCAAATCAATTTCTGCAGCAATTCTTTTCTAATTGCGATCGCAATAGCTAGCCAAATAATTGTAAAATAAATACTTTTTAGAATATATACTTGAAACTAGTATTAAAATTAAGCTTATAAACAATGCAAAAATATTCACTCCAAGTAATCTTTTCTATACACCTTTAAATAAGTATTGCAGTGTAATTACATTTTGCAATTATATGTACATAGCGGTAGTAACAATGCCATATAACTTAAACTGACTTCATATTTTTGTAACTATATAGCCAAAATTAGCATTGTAGGTATATAGAATAGTAATATCGTTGAGAGTAACATTGCCAAGCATAATTTTATTACATTATATACCTTTACTAAT
It includes:
- a CDS encoding polysaccharide pyruvyl transferase family protein; this translates as MANKKIAIITMHNVKNYGSALQTLATQKKFESLGYIVEIIDFVRPDLSEKNILNTYTMKDSGIKKKIKQLIYIPTMKRWNKVFNSFLKENINLSEHTYYTSEDFEKYPIKADVFCTGSDQVWNSKWNKGFIPQYFLDFAPENSLKISYASSFGKDKLDDWEKDMTKKLLERYSAISVREISGLDILSDLGISFGKFIIDPTLAMPYEFWKQYIKPVKIKEPYLLVYQLNTNKQFDNYVKKLSKRKGLKLVRFCRRYDQVFQSGKSLLIPEVTDFISYIANAELVVTDSFHATAFSANLNTNFIAIYPPEFSGRLSSFLSLVKLESRKLESFEDFDIADKKIDFSEVNKILEREREKVDNYLKEALMSLKENRSAYI
- a CDS encoding IS256 family transposase — encoded protein: MSTLTKEQIKQLVRENNFQSVSDINEYLKDIFKDIIQELLEAELEAKLGYAKDDVENKKTDNSRNGYTPKKIKSEFGEIDIQVPRDRKGEFQPKIIPKYQRNVSGIEEKVIALYARGMSTRDISQQIEELYGFSLSAEMVSKITDRIAPEIKEWQQRPLEPIYSFVFMDAIHYKVKDDGRIINRAAYVVLGVTIDGYKDILGIWIGDNESSKFWLGVLNDLKNRGVQDVLIFCVDGLTGLKEAINAAYPKSEVQRCIIHQLRNSFKYVPYKDLKAFSNDFKEVYHAINEEIALEKLYELKEKWGKEYPFVIRSWENNWDVISPFFKFPEEIRKIIYTTNIIEGLHRQFCKVTKTKTIFPTDSSLEKILYLASMNVVKKWTQRYKNWDRVLSQLVIQYPGRLEEYI
- a CDS encoding Coenzyme F420 hydrogenase/dehydrogenase, beta subunit C-terminal domain; the protein is MHKIVLYEDKKDCCACSACMNICPKSAINMVEDEYGFLYPEINEGLCVRCGACLKVCGFQNSELNSVPMNTYVAVSKNTDILKSASGGVFASLADAVLRDGGIVYGASMEYIDSKLVPMHISVEKKDELLKLQGSKYVQSSIGMIYSEIKKHLKSGRQVLFSGTPCQVDGLKFFLKEPYENLLLVDIICHGVPSSKFFQAYIEYIEEKKKCKVIDYKFRDKTIGWGLTGKITLENKDGKIKHKIFHCQESSYYTFFLKSYTYRECCYYCKYASPNRTGDITIGDYWGIEKEHPDLLHLNPRVIDKSKGVSCLIVNTLKGKKGLKKYGSGLQLWESSFEKVAKKNKQLNYPSNLDEKKRNLILNLFKDKGYFAVDKLFYKEAGIHIYKAKIKKIIKKFIKR